The Cervus elaphus chromosome 12, mCerEla1.1, whole genome shotgun sequence genome includes a region encoding these proteins:
- the LOC122704837 gene encoding immunoglobulin superfamily DCC subclass member 4 — protein sequence MSRGAAGRGSGLIALTFCLLTARGEQPLPQETTVSLSCGAGPLQVILGPEQALVLDCSLGAAATGPPTSVTWSKDGGTLPQHEHLRLLPNGSLWLSQLPTVDGADEADPGASEVIEGSYSCLAHGPLGVMASQAAVVKLATLAGFSLHPESQTVEENGTARFQCQIEGVPAPVITWEKDQVTLPEEPRLITLPNGVLQILDVQEGDAGSYRCVATNSARQRFSQEALLRVAHRGSLASAGGQDVVIVAAPENTTVVSGQSVVMECVASADPTPFVSWVRQDGKPISTDVIVLGRTNLLIHSAQPRHSGVYVCRANKPRTRDFATAAAELRVLAAPVISQAPEALSRTRASTARFVCRASGEPRPWLRWLHDGAPLRPNGRVKVQGGGGSLVITQIRLQDAGYYQCVAENGAGTACAAAPLAVVVREGLPSAPTRVTATPLSSSAVLVAWERPELHSEQIIGFSLHYQKARGVDNVEYQFAVNNDTTELQVRDLEPNTDYEFYVVAYSQLGASRTSSPALVHTLDDAPSAAPQLSLSSPNPSDIRVAWLPLPPGLSNGQVVKYKIEYGLGKEDQIFSTEVPGNETQFTLNSLQPNKVYRVRISAGTGAGYGAPSPWMQHRTPSVHNQSHVPFAPTELKVRARMESLVVSWQPPPHPAQISGYKLYWREVGTEEEEMDGESPPGGHGDQAWDVGPVRLKKKVKQYELTQLVPGRLYEVKLVAFNKHEDGYAAVWKGKTEKAPTPDLPIQRGPPLPPAHVHAESNSSTSIWLRWKKPDFTTVKIVNYTVRFSPWGLRNASLVTYYTSSGEDILIGGLKPFTKYEFAVQSHGVDMDGPFGSVVERSTLPDRPSTPPSDLRLSPLTPSTVRLHWCPPTEPNGEIVEYLILYSNNHTQPEHQWTLLTTEGNIFSAEVHGLESDTRYFFKMGARTEVGPGPFSGLQDVITLQEKLSDSLDVHSVTGIIVGVCLGLLCLLACMCAGLRRSPHREALPGLSSSATAGNPALYSRARLAPPSPPAVHELESLVHPRPQDWSPPPSDIEDRAEVHSLMGGGASAGRGHSKRKISWAQPGGPSWAGSWAGCELPQAGPMPSLTRALLPPAGTGQTLLLQALVYEAIKGNGRKKPPSACRNQVEAEVIVHSDFSASNGTPDLHLQDLEPEDSLPSEAPDLTSSVVDLDQGEDWLDREPGGCEQAAPGPDRLTCLPEAASDSCPYSDLQSREALEEAPGNNCQPKAPCPPGASPSLPKAPVPSSST from the exons GGGAGCAGCCGTTGCCCCAGGAGACGACCGTGTCGCTGAGCTGTGGAGCAGGGCCGCTGCAAGTAATCCTGGGCCCAGAGCAAGCCCTGGTGCTGGACTGCAGTCTGGGGGCGGCTGCCACCGGACCCCCCACCAGCGTCACGTGGAGCAAGGATGGAGGCACCCTCCCTCAGCACGAGCACCTTCGCCTGCTGCCCAATGGCTCCCTATGGCTGTCCCAGCTGCCAACAGTAGATGGCGCTGACGAGGCAGACCCTGGGGCTTCAGAGGTCATTGAGGGCAGCTATTCCTGCCTGGCCCATGGCCCCCTCGGGGTGATGGCCAGCCAGGCTGCAGTGGTCAAGCTCGCCA CCCTCGCAGGCTTCTCCCTGCACCCAGAGTCGCAGACTGTGGAGGAGAACGGGACCGCTCGCTTCCAGTGCCAGATCGAAGGAGTACCAGCACCCGTCATCACGTGGGAGAAGGACCAGGTGACGCTGCCTGAGGAGCCTCG GCTCATCACCCTTCCCAACGGGGTCCTCCAGATCCTGGATGTACAGGAGGGCGACGCAGGCTCCTATCGCTGTGTGGCCACCAACTCAGCACGCCAGCGCTTCAGCCAGGAGGCCCTGCTCCGCGTGGCCCACAGAG GGTCCCTGGCATCCGCAGGGGGGCAGGACGTGGTCATCGTGGCAGCCCCGGAGAATACCACCGTGGTGTCTGGCCAGAGTGTGGTGATGGAGTGTGTGGCCTCGGCTGACCCCACCCCTTTTGTGTCCTGGGTCCGACAGG ACGGGAAGCCCATCTCCACCGATGTCATCGTCCTGGGCCGCACCAACCTACTCATCCACAGCGCGCAGCCCCGCCACTCTGGCGTCTACGTCTGCAGAGCTAACAAGCCCCGCACGCGGGACTTCGCCACCGCAGCCGCCGAGCTCCGCGTGCTGG CCGCTCCAGTCATCTCTCAGGCGCCGGAGGCGCTGTCGCGGACGCGGGCCAGCACCGCGCGCTTCGTGTGCCGCGCGTCCGGCGAGCCGCGGCCGTGGCTGCGCTGGCTGCACGACGGGGCGCCGCTGAGGCCCAACGGGCGCGTCAAGGTGCAGGGCGGCGGCGGCAGCCTGGTCATCACGCAGATCCGCCTGCAGGACGCCGGCTACTACCAGTGCGTGGCCGAGAACGGCGCGGGAACGGCGTGCGCCGCGGCGCCGCTGGCGGTCGTGGTGCGCGAGGGGCTCCCCAGCGCCCCCACGCGGGTCACCGCCACGCCGCTAAGCAGCTCCGCCGTGCTGGTGGCCTGGGAGCGGCCCGAGCTCCACAGCGAGCAGATCATTGGCTTCTCCCTTCACTACCAGAAGGCACGGG GCGTGGACAACGTGGAATACCAGTTTGCAGTGAACAATGACACCACTGAGCTACAGGTTCGAGACCTGGAACCCAACACAGACTACGAGTTCTACGTGGTGGCCTACTCGCAGCTGGGGGCCAGCCGTACCTCCTCCCCAGCACTGGTCCACACTCTGGATGATG CCCCCAGTGCAGCGCCCCAGctctccctgtccagccccaaCCCCTCGGACATCAGGGTGGCGTGGCTGCCCCTGCCTCCCGGCCTGAGCAACGGGCAGGTGGTGAAGTACAAGATAGAGTACGGTTTGGGAAAGGAAG ATCAGATTTTCTCTACCGAGGTGCCGGGGAATGAGACGCAGTTTACGCTGAACTCGCTTCAGCCCAACAAGGTGTATCGAGTGCGGATTTCAGCTGGCACAGGGGCTGGCTACGGGGCCCCCTCCCCGTGGATGCAGCACAGGACGCCCAGTGTGCACAACCAGAGCCATG TCCCTTTTGCACCCACAGAGCTGAAGGTACGGGCAAGGATGGAGTCCCTGGTCGTGTCCTGGCAGCCACCCCCGCACCCCGCCCAGATCTCTGGCTACAAACTGTACTGGCGAGAGGTGGGAACggaagaggaggagatggatgGTGAGAGCCCTCCAGGAGGCCATGGAGACCAGGCGTGGGATGTGGGGCCCGTCCGGCTCAAGAAGAAAGTGAAGCAGTATGAATTGACCCAGCTAG TCCCTGGCCGGCTGTACGAGGTGAAGCTCGTGGCGTTCAACAAACACGAGGATGGCTATGCGGCAGTGTGGAAGGGCAAGACGGAGAAGGCTCCCACCCCAG ACCTGCCCATCCAGAGGGGGccacccttgccccctgcccaTGTCCATGCGGAATCAAACAGCTCTACCTCCATTTGGCTTCGGTGGAAAAAGCCAGACTTCACCACAGTCAAGATTGTCAACTACACCGTGCGCTTCAGCCCGTGGGGGCTCAGGAACGCCTCCCTGGTCACTTATTACACCAG CTCTGGAGAAGACATCCTCATTGGCGGGCTGAAGCCATTCACCAAATACGAGTTTGCAGTACAGTCTCATGGTGTGGACATGGACGGGCCTTTCGGCTCCGTGGTAGAGCGCTCCACCCTGCCTGACC GGCCCTCGACACCCCCATCCGACCTGCGCCTGAGCCCCCTGACACCGTCCACCGTCCGGCTGCACTGGTGCCCCCCCACGGAGCCCAACGGGGAGATCGTGGAGTATCTGATTCTCTACAGCAACAACCACACCCAGCCCGAGCACCAGTGGACCCTGCTCACCACGGAAG gaaACATCTTCAGTGCTGAGGTCCATGGCCTCGAGAGCGACACTAGGTACTTCTTCAAGATGGGGGCACGCACAGAGGTGGGGCCTGGGCCCTTCTCTGGCCTGCAGGATGTCATTACTCTCCAGGAGAAGCTCTCAG ACTCTCTGGACGTGCACTCGGTCACGGGCATCATCGTGGGCGTCTGCCTGGgcctcctctgcctcctggccTGCATGTGTGCTGGCCTGCGCCGCAGCCCCCACAG AGAAGCCCTCCCGGGCCTGTCCTCCTCGGCCACTGCTGGGAACCCGGCACTGTACTCCCGAGCCCGCCTggcaccccccagccccccagctgtCCATGAACTGGAGTCCCTTGTGCATCCTCGTCCCCAGGACTGGTCCCCACCGCCCTCCGACATCGAGGACAGGGCTGAAGTGCACAGCCTTATGGGTGGCGGGGCTTCTGCTGGCCGGGGCCACTCCAAGAGAAAG ATCTCCTGGGCTCAGCCCGGTGGGCCCAGCTGGGCAGGCTCCTGGGCAGGCTGTGAGCTGCCCCAGGCAGGCCCCATGCCCTCTCTGACCCGGGCCCTGCTGCCCCCTGCTGGAACTGGGCAGACACTGCTGCTGCAGGCTCTGGTGTACGAGGCCATCAAG GGCAACGGGAGGAAGAAGCCTCCCTCAGCCTGCAGGAACCAGGTGGAGGCCGAAGTCATTGTCCACTCTGACTTTAGTGCATCCAATGGGACCCCTGACCTCCACCTCCAAGACCTGGAACCTGAGGATTCCCTGCCTTCAGAGGCTCCTGACCTCACTTCGAGTGTTGTGGATCTCGATCAAGGGGAAGACTGGCTGGACAGGGAGCCAGGAGGGTGTGAGCAAGCAGCCCCTGGGCCAGACAGACTCACCTGCCTGCCAGAGGCAGCCAGCGATTCTTGCCCCTACTCGGACCTCCAGTCCAGGGAGGCTCTGGAGGAGGCCCCTGGGAACAACTGCCAGCCAAAggccccctgccctccaggagccaGTCCAAGCCTGCCCAAAGCCCCAGTACCCTCCTCCTCTACTTAG
- the LOC122704839 gene encoding 40S ribosomal protein S2, which produces MADDAGAAGGPGGPGGPGMGGRGGFRGGFGSGVRGRGRGRGRGRGRGRGARGGKAEDKEWLPVTKLGRLVKDMKIKSLEEIYLFSLPIKESEIIDFFLGASLKDEVLKIMPVQKQTRAGQRTRFKAFVAIGDYNGHVGLGVKCSKEVATAIRGAIILAKLSIVPVRRGYWGNKIGKPHTVPCKVTGRCGSVLVRLIPAPRGTGIVSAPVPKKLLMMAGIDDCYTSARGCTATLGNFAKATFDAISKTYSYLTPDLWKETVFTKSPYQEFTDHLVKTHTRVSVQRTQAPAVATT; this is translated from the coding sequence ATGGCGGATGACGCCGGTGCTGCGGGAGGGCCCGGAGGCCCGGGGGGCCCTGGAATGGGAGGCCGCGGTGGCTTCCGCGGAGGCTTCGGTAGTGGCGTCCGGGGCCGGGGTCGTGGCCGCGGTCGGGGCCGGGGCAGAGGCCGCGGAGCTCGCGGAGGCAAGGCCGAGGACAAGGAGTGGCTCCCCGTTACCAAGCTGGGCCGCCTGGTCAAGGACATGAAGATCAAGTCCCTGGAGGAGATCTACCTTTTCTCTCTGCCCATCAAGGAGTCTGAGATTATTGACTTTTTTCTGGGAGCGTCCCTCAAGGATGAAGTTTTGAAGATTATGCCCGTGCAAAAGCAGACCCGTGCTGGCCAGCGGACCAGGTTCAAGGCATTTGTTGCCATCGGGGATTACAATGGACATGTCGGTCTGGGTGTCAAGTGCTCCAAGGAAGTAGCCACTGCCATCCGTGGGGCCATCATCCTGGCTAAGCTGTCCATCGTCCCCGTGCGAAGGGGCTACTGGGGGAACAAGATCGGCAAGCCCCACACGGTTCCTTGCAAGGTGACTGGCCGCTGTGGCTCCGTGCTGGTGCGCCTCATCCCTGCCCCCAGAGGCACTGGCATCGTCTCCGCCCCTGTGCCCAAGAAGCTGCTGATGATGGCCGGCATCGACGACTGCTACACTTCTGCCAGGGGCTGCACCGCCACCCTGGGCAACTTCGCCAAGGCCACTTTTGATGCCATTTCCAAGACCTACAGTTACCTCACTCCTGACCTCTGGAAAGAGACGGTGTTCACCAAGTCTCCATATCAGGAATTTACTGACCATCTTGTGAAGACCCACACCAGAGTCTCCGTGCAGAGGACCCAGGCCCCAGCTGTAGCCACCACATAA